In the genome of Magnolia sinica isolate HGM2019 chromosome 2, MsV1, whole genome shotgun sequence, one region contains:
- the LOC131227266 gene encoding subtilisin-like protease SBT1.8: MGVGLMRIEMFDGMEHTLIDVRHVTDMRKSLISLGALKGLKEGGLSISKIDDYDSPRDYDEHGTHTASTAAGSRTPNADYFGYAKGTAVGVAPMARLAMYKVLFSTDTFDSASTDILAGMDQAISDGVDLMSLSLGLPGLLPYDEHVIALGAFAAMERGIFVSCSAGNSGPQAYTIYNGAPWITTVAAATIDRDYAASITLGDDITTVQRKSFYPESTYISGVPLYYGHGNTSKEVCDYYSLDHKDVAGKIVFCSLGNIYSQKFEVNRTGAEGAIFTTDSAQYLNPRNFFMPFVAISIKDGEIMKRYITKAAQPPTMDIKFQITVLGSKPAPQVAEFSSRGPNIVSPWILNPVAPGVNILAAWIPNRGFQLIRNDFRLLYQK; encoded by the exons ggCCTCAAGGAAGGGGGCCTCAGCATATCGAAGATCGATGACTATGATTCACCGAGGGACTACGATGAGCATGGGACGCACACAGCATCCACGGCTGCTGGAAGCAGGACGCCTAACGCAGACTACTTTGGCTATGCTAAGGGCACAGCTGTTGGGGTTGCACCCATGGCCCGCCTTGCTATGTACAAGGTCCTATTCTCCACGGACACGTTTGACTCAGCGTCAACCGATATCCTGGCCGGCATGGACCAGGCAATttcagacggtgtggatctgatgtCATTGTCATTGGGATTACCAGGATTATTGCCATACGACGAACATGTTATTGCACTGGGAGCCTTTGCAGCGATGGAGAGAGGGATCTTTGTCTCATGTTCGGCTGGAAATAGTGGGCCACAAGCTTACACTATTTACAATGGTGCCCCTTGGATAACCACGGTGGCTGCGGCTACCATTGATAGAGACTATGCAGCTTCGATCACCCTTGGCGATGACATCACAACCGTACAAAGAAAGTCATTCTATCCTGAGAGCACCTACATCTCTGGTGTCCCACTTTACTATGGACATGGAAATACTAGTAAGGAAGTCTGTGATTACTACAGTCTTGATCACAAAGATGTAGCGGGCAAGATCGTCTTTTGTTCGCTCGGGAACATATATTCTCAGAAATTTGAAGTGAATAGGACCGGCGCTGAAGGGGCAATCTTTACCACTGATTCGGCCCAGTACTTGAATCCCCGTAACTTCTTCATGCCGTTCGTTGCGATCAGCATCAAGGATGGAGAGATCATGAAAAG GTATATCACGAAGGCAGCCCAGCCACCAACAATGGATATCAAGTTCCAGATTACAGTGTTAGGATCCAAGCCAGCGCCTCAGGTAGCCGAATTCTCTTCACGTGGACCCAATATTGTGAGCCCATGGATACTAAACCCCGTAGCCCCAGGAGTCAATATCCTGGCCGCGTGGATTCCCAACCGTGGATTTCAACTGATCCGCAATGATTTTAGGCtgttataccaaaaatga